CTCCCGCCACAACTGCGGAGTTGTGATAGAGATAGAAATTTGTTAGGATTTAAACTATTAGGATATTTGATGAATATTTGACTTCTGGTCATATTAGTGTTCCTAAATATATTGGGACTCATATTGTAATCCCTATATATTTTATCAATGGAATACACTCCTATTCACGGAGTTTCCAATATCTAACATAAAGGATAAGCATTATCATATATGATTTTTCTCACACACTTTagaatacaaattcaaattcatttACGTTAATGTTATTTATCATCGCCTACCAGACGAGTTTTGAGGTTAAAAGTCCAATGAATCCCATGAACTATTGAGAGAGGGATGCGCCTGGCTTTGGCGGTCTACAAGACCTCTGTGATAGGGCGTTGGGATATGTTTGTTTCACAAGCTCCCCCTTAAAAACAAGTTTGCATTCCACAGAACCACAATGCTGACATCATTATTATTTATTGAAATGAAAAATATGTTCTTCACTGTTAAGCTCTTAACTATGAACTTTAAAGATGAAACCGACTTACAGTTGGCAACTAGCTCTATTATGATCAATctaaggagagagagagaacacGAAAGAGAGAAGGCAAGATTTAGAGAAGAGGGGAGAATATTTGTGATTTAACCGAAAGGTGGAATTGTTTCTAGATGACTAGATGTAGAGTTGGAGGGGTTAAAGTATCTATTACTTTATTacatactaaaagagacaccaggtatgacacgtgtcattttctggtgaaaaattttccccccaaaaactctttcctaaaaagacatatttattttattctttttttattttctctccttttgtataaatgtttatacatggaaaaaaatataggattatggaatatgtcattattaaaattttggtaaaattttagtcaaactgtcatgacaataatagaaaatactagattagatcccgtgcacgcacgaattttgatcatttttttcacaaaatatttaactgagtatctcccaaactactgcatagttataacattttaacATACTGGTTTAAATTttttcatctaatatgcataattaaaatgctaatatggtaattttgacaaaaatattgagtgatatacttttaattattaatatagcaatttgactaaaatattaccaatttagaataattattattacgtcgtatctattattgccataattttgtaaactaaaatttgtttttatacataaatagtttattaaaaaaatgtagagaaacaaataaaataaaacaaacacacTTTTTGGAAAAGTaaattttggcgggaaaaaatcgcaccaggaattgataTGTGCCATTCccggtgtctcttttagtatatagtaatagattcttactcgatattttggtcaaattagcatattaaatatataaaatattttagtcagatgatcatattaaacatataaaatatataatacgtagtaagttaaaatatgataaaatgagtacattggagattattaattacgcaatagatttaagggataaataattcaataaaaatttgtattaaaaagatggtcaaataataattttaaaatatcggTGCTAATCTAGTATAAATCTAATGGTGAAACCGCGTTAAATAAAGCATGATGAAATTGACAATTGAGAAGTTATTACCGGAAATGGATATTAAGTTACAGAGATAGCAACCATTTTAAAAAACACAGATATATTGTGTTTAAAATTACTGGTAatattgatattgatattgatattgatattgataGACAATGTCATTATTTCCCCTGAAAATGAAAATGCACGGGATATCTGAGGTACTTACTATGGTGTTTATTATAAATTGAGTATAAAATGTTATAAGTTTAGGCCATGAGCATACACACATAACTAACTGCAAGAGCCAAGAGGAGCACGCAAACGTCCGGTGAAGTCAAGTCAACAATTACTTCAAAGTTTGTTGCAACCAGCAGTGGAAATGGTGGATTCCTTTCTCAATAGGCATCACATATCTCCCACTACGATATGCTGGTGTCTCCAAACCTCTTTGTACACTTTCACACAGCACCACATCTTCCCTCTGCAATTTCACACCACAAATTACtcaagtattaattaattaattatacattcCACtgtatttactttttttttacatttttccAACCTAGGGTCCCACACTCCTCCCACTTTAGCAGAATCACATTTTTTTAGGGATAACCCATAGTGTCGTCATTGTACACGTACCTGTACGTTATCATTGATTGCTATGCCCTTCTCGATGTAATCCTTGTCATCCTATACCAACAAAATATACAAGATATTTATCATTGATTGTTAATTTTAACTAACTCGTACGTGACCCgacttttattaaaattaaaattaaaattaaaattaaaattaaaattaatacgACTCGAACATAATTTACACAAGCTAGCTAATATTTCCATGTCAAAATATTAATTGGACACTACTCCGTAATAAGTAGAGTAGATATAGTAGAAACTTACCAACATAGAATTTTCAATATAATAGTCCACCACTAGTTTGCATTTCCTTGGTCCTAATGGGTGAATATGCATTGTAGTCATCCAAGGGCCATACCTGAAAGAAAGATAATCACAGAATATGTAGCCAAAATGTCATCATCATATCATTCAAGACATAAACGACTCCACTAATATATTATACCAAGTATATGAAAAGGTAACAAAAGAGTTAACTAGTCTACCTTTCCACAGCGAAATTTGGATACGCGAAAGCATAGAATGCTTGAATTCCAACTCTATCAAAACCATCAGGCTTGTTTGAACTTCCTTCCACTCTTTGAATTGTAACGTTTTCGATCATCTACACATGTACATTATTATGTCAACATCCAATGTTAACTACAATAACTTTTCTGTTTATTACACGTATCAGGTAATTTCAacatctaatatatatatatatatatattcgtATAATTAAGACTTACTTACTTTTAGGGTAAACTATTagtacaagttaataattaagaATGTTTTAAATCAAATGAATCTTATGATAACGTATAGGCATGAGTGTAATTATGTCGGAATAtatacaaataaaaataaaaaatggagCTTACTTGGGTATCGTAAGTGTCAAAGTTGAGTTCAGTTGCATAGTATTTGTGTGCATAAGGAACATGATATGAGCTATCCAAGTAGTTGTCACTGAAAATCTGCAAAGGGAAGTCAAAGgtgtttgtgtgaatagtgtctaaaaccccattgtgtcatgtaaataagaacagaggaatTGTGTGATTAATTGTGTAATCTAGCAAATACGAATTCTACTAACTAAAACTTAAAAACAATTCCGAGTAATTTATAAGATTAGACCTTCCAATTAGATTCCATTGGGAATTCACTTCTGTGAATGAATTGAAGTGAAGGATCAAAAGCATGGGCCTTAACATCTTCAGCAGAAGTACCAAGCCACTCAGTTCCAACATCACCACCTTCTTCAAGTGATCTGTCCAAGCTGATAAGAACGAACGGCCCCCATACTGCAACTTTTAGGGGTACAAGCCCAAGTTCCTAACACATCAATCAACAATCTTACAATTATAAACGGAATTCTATTATTTCTTTTATTAAATACTCCCATGTAAATTAAGTATTCATGCAAATGTTTTAATAATGTAAACATCGGATACTAATTAACTAACTAATATCACATACTTTAGGATCCAAGTTTTGTTCAGGTTTTGCTTTGGAGGCTTTCGCAAGTGATCCGTCCATGCCATATACCCATCcctacaaaaacagaaatcacTTGATATTATGTATGCAAATCAATTTAACAAAactatacggagtattaattaatatCATCAATTGTAAACTACAAGTAGAACTCACATGGTAAGGGCACACGAAACACGACTTTTTGCCACTACCGCAAGCAAGAATAGATGCACGATGGGTGCAAACATTGTGAAATGCATGAACTTTCCCTTCACCATCTCGAGACAccaaatattcaacatttcctaAGCTGTTTCAAATTCACTATTATTAATCAtgcgaaaattaaaatataaatcaaAATCAAGATGAAATGACGAACCTGCCAGTGAAATATTGGTTAGGCTCTTTTATTTGATCGCTGATCCCTGCAAGACAAAAGAAAAACCCAGATTAGCACATAATAAGGTCTCCCTTGAAACAAAAACTGGCCTTCAGTTTCTTCCTTATAAGAATACAATTGTTTTACTTGCTTATTCATGAACCAACTTACTTATTCATGAACCATATTACTCTACATGCCCATTGCCCGCAAGGCAGTAACTTAAGTTTCCGCGTttcttaaattaaaataatttatgaTTGATTCCTAAGGTGCCACAAAAACTTATTTAAAGTGTGAGAGAAAATTAACTGAATTGTTGTAAAATCATGTCATATCCGATTATCCGGTTATGCGCAATAATGTCATATCCGGTTATGCACAATAATGATCGAGGAATAATATTTTTGGTGCGAATTATTCGCATAACGTGACAACATATTGTGGATCGAAGGAGTCAAAATTTCCTGCCTTAATTCAAGCAATTAAGGAGACTATGCATAGACAATGATTAGTAATAAAATTGATCGGAGGTAGATAACTCTGACTAAACAAAGCATAATGTAGAATATGCTCTTTGTGAGATGGAGGTAAAATCTGTAATTAACGCGTAAAAGGACAAAACAAAATGTTTATTCATCTGATTTTATCTCTATCAAATTTTTACAAATAGTTGTTGATAAgtgtcaaaggaccaactcaaccaaaagcttaagccgATGGTTGAACTCAAAAATGATTTTATACATCTATCACACTCCCTCACAGATAGGTCTCCTCATACCCAACAAGAAATATTCTACTTTAAAAGGAGGGGTGGATGAAATTTGAACCCGTGACCTTTGCGTCACGCTGGCTTCGATACATATTAAAGGACCAATTCAACCAAAAGTCTATGCTTATGATTGAAATCCCAAGATTAGTCTTATCAATAAGGACAAGGTGCTTCTTCAGTTGTACTACGTATACGTATGTGTTTTGAACATTCATCCAAATGAATTTGATCGAATATTCTTTAATAAAAAAGTATATTCCATGGACTCTTCTAAAATATCTTTTTACTTGCAAATTTCCCTATCATTTTTGATCTGATACCAACTTTAAACACCCAAGAATACAACACTCCGAAAGCCCCTAGCTAGTGATCATATATTGGAACCTTCCAATTTGTTAATCGGACGGGCTTTAAACCATCACAGTAACATGGGCCTGCCGAAGCCCATTTGTACCCCCATAATAAGCAGTGAAACTGGTTCCTTTGTTATAACTCAAACTAACCGGTGACCTTTGTTATAGCGCTCGAATATTGAGTCCGATCCGACTTAGGGTTTGGTAGTGTGGTATTTGTGGTCCAATCCAAATCCTCAACTCACTCTGTTTGATTTGGTGTATAACATTTTCAgtgaaaaatgatttttcatGGAAACATTTTGCAGGAGGAAGTTTATTtgatttcttaaaaaaaattaatatggaGTAGAAGATGgttgaaaattgaggaggaaagGTGGAAAAGTGTTTTCCTTCTCTTGAGATAGAGAaggtttttccacctttgagatgttatggaaaattatttttcatctCTTTTCAAACCAAATAATAActgaaaaagggaaaatcgttTAATGAAAAATGTTTTACGTCAAACCAAATGGGTCCTAAAGAAAACACTCTCCAAATGAACCCATCATTTTTTGTTTGCCTAATGGTagcaataattattttttaataataataatatatggaGTAAGCTACAAATTGATCCAACATTAGTCCTCACAACAAATCTGGAAAACAAGATTGTTAAGatctgacccatgaaacatcacgtgtgaatgtcccacattgataagataaaagagaagagagttaaacacttaataaagccaaggggctactccccttattgccatatggttttaaggtgaaacctcctttagacttgTTAAGTGGACTCTCAAGAGACGGGTGCGACCCAGGCCCGTATTTAGCAAAGATCGTCAgggattcaaaaaaaaaaacaaagtaatTTGGCGGGGACAATCGTTATTATACAACTGGTTGTAGCAAAAAAATATAGCTAATTTTAAAATGTTTCAGTGTTAAACACACTTTTTTTAAGGTTGTAGACCAGATTTCTATCCACAATAATGTTTCACACTTTAGTTGGATTATTTGTTGGGATTTCTACGTTATTAAATTTGAAGCCTGAACAAATTTTGGTTTTTTCAATTTGTCCGATCTGATCCCattttcaatttaaattatATCAGACCCAATTTTCATTTAATATAAATTTGATCCACATTAGTTACTCCGTACTCATTTTAGATTGGCTTTTTTATCCGAATAGTGGGCACCCCTAATTAATGTaacaaagaaataaatgcaaatcCAGGAAAAGGAAAAGTAGTTTGAACACCTAACatcgtttttttttgtttgagggAACCTAATATATACGGAATACTTAGATTAAGGTTAAAACGGAGTATATTTTGAATAGAACATAGGATTTGCCAAAAAACATAGGATACTGAAATACAGACATTTTGAAAGAATACAAATTACAAGTTACAAAAACGGGTGAGATTATTAGTTTTGAATTGGAGTAGTTTTTAATGGTTGAAACGTATGAATCCGGTATTCCTATGACTTGaacaatattttatttttccaacaaaaaactTTGGCCAAACTTGATTATGCAAGCCCCGAGAACGGGCAACGGGCAACGGCCAACTTTGGTTACTCCGGCACCAGCCAGGTTCCATCAACACCAACAACCTTACACACACTCTCTTCACAACCCACCACCATCACAACTGACCGGCACCGTTGAATCCACCGCGACAACCACCAACCTCGGTTGATCAACATGATACATAGCATCGACCGTAGCTAACTAAATGTCACCTTTGTACCCTTTTCACTAATTTCTTcatataattaatatttaaaaacttATCATCATTAccataaaaataaatctaatattCAGTACTTTTTTATCGCatcaatttttaaaataaaattatgattAGTCTGTTGGTGGTCCAGAAGTCGAATATTCAGAATTTCTATTAATCCGaatctttaatcatgtttttaaggagtactccgtattatttaaaGTTGATAAACATGGTGATATGTCATAAAAAATGAGAAACGGGTGATATACATATACTTGTGTGCATGTCCGATGTAAAGGGTCCGTATTCCGTAATTGTCAAAAGTTGTTATATTTTTCCATTGTCCCAAAaattataagaaaataaataaattataataaacCAAAATAAAGCAGAGCATAGTAGTATTGAGTTAAATTAATTgagataattttaaaaaaaaagtacctgCAACTTGCCATCCTTTATAAAAGATACGCTCAAGTTCATGGGAATAGAAGGCAGGTTCGGTATACCAAGAGCTAGGAGGTGTATGAGCGTCTTCAGGGGGAATTTGAGGGTCGAATTCGTGGACAAGTGATTGGATGGACGACGGTGTAGTGGTGGTTAAAGAAGGAAAGGACGGTGCCGCGACGGCGTTGGTGGTGATTTTATTAGGTGTACGGGACTTAAGTGTTGGATTAGTAGTATTTTGTGGAATAGAAACTATATTGTTTGAAGGATCATTATTATTGTTTGATGAAGGATTTGGAATACCACAAACTGTAGTTGGGTATTTTAGCAACATTGTGGTTGCGCTTGCGCTTGCTGCCATCATTAACCAACTCAACACTTCCTTTTTGTTTATTTTGCTAATTAGCTACACCCTTACTAATGTTATTCAACTTGTGCACTTCTTCCTACCTCACTCCTATGTCCTATTTATATAATCTTTC
This genomic stretch from Spinacia oleracea cultivar Varoflay chromosome 3, BTI_SOV_V1, whole genome shotgun sequence harbors:
- the LOC110789163 gene encoding choline monooxygenase, chloroplastic, whose protein sequence is MMAASASATTMLLKYPTTVCGIPNPSSNNNNDPSNNIVSIPQNTTNPTLKSRTPNKITTNAVAAPSFPSLTTTTPSSIQSLVHEFDPQIPPEDAHTPPSSWYTEPAFYSHELERIFYKGWQVAGISDQIKEPNQYFTGSLGNVEYLVSRDGEGKVHAFHNVCTHRASILACGSGKKSCFVCPYHGWVYGMDGSLAKASKAKPEQNLDPKELGLVPLKVAVWGPFVLISLDRSLEEGGDVGTEWLGTSAEDVKAHAFDPSLQFIHRSEFPMESNWKIFSDNYLDSSYHVPYAHKYYATELNFDTYDTQMIENVTIQRVEGSSNKPDGFDRVGIQAFYAFAYPNFAVERYGPWMTTMHIHPLGPRKCKLVVDYYIENSMLDDKDYIEKGIAINDNVQREDVVLCESVQRGLETPAYRSGRYVMPIEKGIHHFHCWLQQTLK